Below is a window of Streptomyces sp. NBC_01429 DNA.
GGCCGCGGAGTCCAGGGTCATCGGGAGACCTCCGGTCCGGGGGCAGTCACCGGGTGCGTGGTCATGAGAAGACCTCCCCAAGTCGCCGAAGCTCGCCCGCCAGCCGGTAGAGACCGGCGAGGTCCATCCCCTCCCCGACGAGCGGGAGTTCGTACGTGGGCAGCCCGAGTTTCGCCAGGACGGCCCGCTGCTCGCGCTCCAGCTCGACGCGCTGGGCGTGCTCCGCCGCCTGTTCGAGGAGCGGTCCCACGAGCTTCGTGGGCGCGGGCACCCCGGCCGTCGCCAGCGCCCTGGCGACCTCCTTGCGCCGGTCGCCGGCCGCCGCCCGGACGGCCGCCTCGTCCAGCAGGTGGGGGCGCACCATGTTCACGATGACCTTGCCGACCGGCAGTTCGGCGGCCTTCAGCTCGGCGATGCCGTCCGCCGTCTCCTGGACCGGCATCTCCTCCAGCAGGGTGACCAGATGCACGGCCGTCCCCGGCGACTTCAGGACGCGCATCACCGCCTGCGCCTGATTGTGTATGGGGCCGATCTTCGCCAGCCCCGCCACTTCGTCGTTCACGTTCAGGAAGCGGGTGATGCGGCCGGTGGGAGGCGCGTCCATCACCACGTAGTCGTAGGTGAAACGTCCCTGCTTGTCGCGCCTGCGCACGGCCTCGCACGCCTTGCCGGTCAGCAGGACGTCCCGTACGCCCGGCGCGATGGTCGTCGCGAAGTCGATCGCGCCGATCTTCTTGAGCGCACGGCCCGCGCTGCCGAGCTTGTAGAACATCTGGAGGTAGTCGAGGAGCGCGCGCTCGGCGTCGATCGCCAGGGCGTACACCTCGCCGCCCCCCGACGCGACGGCGATCTTCCGCTCTTCGTACGGAAGGGCTTCCGTCTCGAAGAGTTGTGCGATTCCTTGTCTGCCCTCGACCTCGACGAGGAGAGTGCGCTTGCCCTCGGTCGCGAGGGCGAGCGCGAGTGCGGCGGCGACCGTCGTCTTACCGGTACCGCCCTTGCCGCTGACGACCTGGAACCTGCTCACGTATTCGAGCCTAACCAGTACGGCCACGGGCTACGCACGAGGCCGCCTCGCGGTACGACTACAGTCGGCTCCATGACCAAGTGGGAATACGCGACCGTGCCCCTTCTCGTGCACGCGACCAAGCAGATTCTGGACACCTGGGGCGAGGACGGCTGGGAGCTCGTCCAGGTCGTCCCCGGGCCGAACAATCCGGAGCAGCTGGTGGCCTATCTGAAGCGGGAGAAAGCGGCGTGAGCGGGACCGTCGAAGCGACCCTCGCCGAACTGGGCCTCCGGCTGCCCGAGGTCGTGCCGCCGCTGGCCGCCTACCAGCCGGCCGTCCGGTCCGGGGCGTACGTCTACACCTCGGGGCAGCTCCCGATGGTGGAGGGCAAGCTCCAGGTCACCGGCAAGGTCGGTGCCGAGGTCACCCCCGAGGAGGCCAAGGAGCTGGCGGGTATCTGCGCGCTGAACGCCCTGGCCGCCGTGAAGTCCGTCGTCGGAGACCTGGACCGGATCGCCCGCGTGGTCAAGGTCACCGGCTTCGTCGCCTCGGCCGTCGACTTCACGGGCCAGCCGACCGTGATCAACGGCGCGAGCGAGCTGCTCGGCCAGGTCCTGGGCGACAAGGGAGTGCACGCGCGCAGCGCCGTCGGAGTGGCGGTGCTGCCGCTGGACGCGCCGGTCGAGGTCGAGATCCAGGTCGAGCTGACCGAGAGCTGACCGGAGCCGCGACCGGGGTCCGACCGGCCGTGGACCGCGAGAGGCCGTGGATCGATAGACCCTGGACCGATCGGCTGTGGACCGATAGGCCGTGGACCGACCGACAGGGATCCGACCGGCCGAGTGTGCGCACGGGCGTCTGACGCAGGCGTCTTACGCGCCTGTCCCATGCGAGTGTTTGATACGGGGTCGGCCGAGCGCCGGCCCCGTACGCGTGCGCCCGCATGTCGTGCGTGTCGCGCACGGAGACGGCGCCGGCGGACCCGGCCGGGCAACGGCCGGCACTGTGGGCCGTACCGCACCACGTGCCCCTCGAACATCGCCGCCCCAGCGCATAGCATCCGGCCATGCCCAATGGTCAGTGGTACCCGCCCGAATGGCCCGAGCGGATCCGCGCCCTCGCCGCCGGTGAGCTGACGGTCGTGGCCGCGAGGCGCGCCGCGACCGTGATGCTCCTGCGCGACGGGCCAGACGGCCCCGCCGTCCATATGCTGCGGCGCCGGACCTCCATGGCCTTCGCCGCCGGCGCGTACGCCTACCCCGGTGGCGGGGTCGATCCGCGCGACGACGACCGGCCCGTCGGCTGGGCCGGTCCTGGCCGCGACGTCTGGGCGCGACGGCTGGGCGTCGACACCGCGTCCGCGCAGGCCATCGTGTGCGCGGCGGTACGGGAGACGTACGAGGAGGCGGGCGTGCTGCTCGCCGGCGAGACCCCGGAAACCGTCGTGGGCGACACGACCGGCGATGACTGGGAGGACGACCGCGTGGCACTCGTCGACCGCGAGCTGTCCTTCGCGGACTTCCTGGACCGGCGCGGACTGGTGCTGCGCAGCGATCTGCTCGGCGCGTGGGCCCGCTGGATCACCCCGGAGTTCGAGCCGCGCCGCTACGACACCTGGTTCTTCGCCGCCGCGCTCCCGGCCGGACAGCGGACGAGGAACGCCTCGACCGAGGCCGACCGTACGGTGTGGATCAGGCCGGACGAGGCGACCGGGGGGTACGACAGGGGCGAGCTGCTGATGATGCCGCCGACCATCTCGACGCTGCGTCAGCTCCAGCCGTACGGCACGGCCGCCGAGGTGCTCGCGGGCGCCGAGGGCCGCGATCTGACCCCCGTGCTGGCCAGGGCGCGGCTGGAGGACGGCCGGCTGGTGCTCAGCTGGCCGGGCCACGACGAGTTCACCAAGAGCCTCTACCTCCCGCACACCCCCGAGCCGCCACCCGGTCACGAGCCCCAGCACGCGGGCGACCAGCCCGGCCACGAACCTCACCACGCCGACGCTCACCACGACAGCGCTCCGCACGCGACCGAGCAGCGCCCGGCCGAGCAGCAGCCCCTGGCCGAGCAGCGCCCGACCAAGCAGCGGTGCCCGGGCGAGCACAACCCGACCGGAGACCCCCGATGACCGACGCCGCCGCCCTCCCCGGCCAGCCGCGCGGCGGCGTGCTGTCCGGCGCCGCCACCGCCCGCGCCGTCAACGTCCTCGCGCCCAACCCCTCCGCGATGACCCTCGACGGCACCAACACCTGGATCGTCTCGGAGCCGGACTCGGAGCTGGCCGTCGTCATCGATCCGGGCCCGCTCGACGACAACCACCTCAAGGCGGTCATCAGCACCGCCGAGAGCGCCGGCAAGCGGGTGGCCCTGACGCTCCTCACCCACGGCCACCCGGACCACGCCGAGGGCGCGGCGCGCTTCGCGGCGCTGACGAACACCCATGTACGCGCCCTGGACCCGGCGCTGCGCCTGGGCGACGAGGGGCTGGCCCCCGGCGATGTCATCACCACCGGCGGACTGGAGCTGCGGGTCGTCCCCGCGCCGGGCCACACGTCCGACTCGCTCTGCTTCCATCTCCCCGCCGACCGCGCGGTGCTGACCGGCGACACCGTCCTCGGGCGCGGGACGACACTGGTCGCGCACCCCGACGGAAGGCTCGGCGACTACCTCGACTCGCTCCGCAGGCTGCGCTCCCTCACGGTCGACGACGGGGTCCGTACCGTCCTCCCCGGCCACGGCCCGGTCCTCGACGACGCCCAGGGCGCGGTCGAGTTCTACCTCGCCCACCGCGCCAACCGTCTCGCCCAGATCGAGACCGCCGTCGAGAACGGCCACCGCACGGCTCCCGAGGTGGTGGCGCACGTGTACGCGGAGGTGGACCGGTCGCTGTGGCCGGCCGCCGAACTCTCCGTACGGGCCCAACTGGATTACCTGCGCGAGCACGGACTCATCTGATGCCGCCTCCGGCAGCGGTCCGTCCGGCAGCGGCCCGTCCGGCATCAGCGCCGCTCCCCACGACGACATCGTGATCATGTCTCCCCCTCCACCGATCGCTCATCACTCTGCGTAATGAAAAGATAGCGGTGGGGTCTGACAACAGGGTCCGCCGGCCGCCGTGAGGCCGGACGGGGAACGCGCGGCGAGCCGCAGGGAAGGCCGAAGGGCCCCGCCGACCGGCGGGGCCCTTCGTGAGTGTGCAGAGCGTGAGTGTCCGGGACGTGAGTGTCCGGACGTACGCGCGGAAGGCGGCGCGGACGCCGCGGCTCAGCGCGAGCGCTTCGCGAGGCGCTCCACGTCGAGCAGGATCACCGCGCGCGCCTCCAGGCGCAGCCATCCGCGCTGGGCGAAGTCGGCGAGTGCCTTGTTGACCGTCTCGCGGGAGGCGCCGACCAGCTGGGCCAGCTCTTCCTGGGTCAGGTCGTGGACCACGTGGATGCCCTCCTCCGACTGCACGCCGAAGCGGCGCGACAGATCGAGGAGCGCACGGGCCACCCGGCCGGGAACGTCGGAGAAGACCAGGTCGGACATCTGGTCGTTCGTCTTGCGCAGCCGTCGGGCGACGGCGCGCAGCAGGGCCGTGGCCACTTCCGGGCGCGCGTTCAGCCAGGGCTGGAGGTCGCCGTGGCCCAGGCCGAGGAGCTTGACCTCGGTGAGCGCGGTCGCGGTCGCGGTGCGCGGGCCGGGGTCGAAGAGCGACAGCTCGCCGATCAGCTCGCCGGGGCCGAGCACGGCCAGCATGTTCTCGCGGCCGTCGGGGGAGGTGCGGTGCAGCTTCACCTTGCCCTCGGTGACCACATAGAGGCGGTCGCCCGGGTCGCCCTCGTGGAAGAGCGCGTCTCCGCGCGCGAGCGTCGCTTCACTCATCGAGGCGCGCAGCTCTGCCGCCTGCTCGTCATCGAGCGCCGCGAAGAGCGGGGCACGCCGCAGAACGTCGTCCACGTGTTCTCTCCTTGTCGACCTGCTCAGGGGACCGGGGGTCCCCACCTGCTCAGGAACCGTGGTCCCCATGATGCCGTACGTGCCGCTTCTTCTCGGGTGGCTTGGCATCGCCGGGCTTCTTCGCCCGCTGCCGGATTCCGGTTGTTCGAAACCGTGCGATCAGTCACAAGTTTGACGTACGGGCGTGCCCATCCGTGCCGCGGGGGCCGATTCGGGTGGCGATCGGCCATGGCCGGGGCGGATGTCAGTGCCGGGCTTTACGCTGGCCGGGTGTTCAACTCGCCGGTGACAGCGCAGGCCGAAGGGGGCTGGGAGAGTGTCCGTGGAGCGTAATTCCGCTGTGGGCGAACAGCCCTCGGTGAAAACGAAAAAAGCCGCAAAAGGGGCGACGGGCAAGCCGGAGTCGAAGCTGGCGATGGTCCGCCGGGCCCGCCGGATAAACCGCGAGCTGGCGGAGATCTATCCGTACGCCCACCCCGAGCTGGACTTCCGGAGTCCTTTCGAACTGCTGGTGGCGACGGTCCTCTCCGCCCAGACCACCGACCTGCGGGTGAACCAGACCACGCCCGGGCTCTTCGCGAAGTACCCGACGCCCGAGGACATGGCGGCGGCCGTGCCGGAGGAGCTGGAGGAGGTCATCCGCCCGACGGGCTTCTTCCGGGCCAAGACGAAGTCCCTCATCGGCCTGTCCACCGCCCTGCGCGACCGCTTCGACGGCGAGGTCCCGGGCCGGCTGGCCGATCTGGTCACGCTGCCCGGAGTCGGCCGCAAAACGGCCAACGTCGTTCTGGGCAATGCCTTCGGCGTCCCCGGGCTGACGGTCGACACCCACTTCGGCCGGCTGGTCCGCCGCTGGAAGTGGACCGAGCAGGAGGACCCGGAGAAGGTCGAGGCCGAGATCGCCGAGATCTTCCCCAAGAGCGAGTGGACGATGCTCTCGCACCGGGTGATCTTCCACGGCCGCCGGGTCTGCCACTCCCGCAAGCCGGCCTGCGGCGCCTGCCCGATCGCGCATCTGTGTCCCTCGTACGGCGAGGGCGAGACCGACCCCGAGAAGGCGCGCAAGCTCCTCAAGTACGAGATGGGCGGCTACCCGGGCCAGCGGCTGAATCCGCCGGCCGGGTATCCGGGCAGGCCCGCCCCCGCCCGTGTTGAGTAGCCGGGGCGGCCGGGCCGTATGAGGGCACGGGCGGCGGACCCGCGCGCACGGCGGTCGCGCGCGAACGAGTGGAGCGGGACACGGGCGGAACGATCCGGCCGACGGAAGGCGTTGTACGACGGGGGTGCCCATGACGCACGCTAAAGAGAGCTTCGGCGGCCCGACGACCGGGATCGCCGTCACCACCGACGGGCTGCCCGACTGGCTCGCGCCCGTCGAGGGCGCCGCGCGGACCGTCGCGCCCGAGCAGCTCAGCCGCTTCCTGCCGCCCGAGAGCGGCGGCGGGCGCCAGTCCGCCGTGCTCATCCTCTTCGGCGAGGGCGCCAGGGGTCCCGAACTGCTGCTCATGGAGCGCTCCAGCAGCCTGCGCTCGCATCCGGGGCAACCCGCCTTCCCCGGCGGGGCCCTCGACCCGGAGGACGGCGACCCGGCGACCACGGGACCGCTGCGCGCCGCGCTGCGGGAGGCCCAGGAGGAGACGGGGCTCGATCCGTCGGGGGTCCAGATCTTCAGCGTGCTGCCCCGGCTCTACATCCCGGTGAGCGGCTTCGTCGTGACGCCCGTCCTCGGCTGGTGGCGCCGCCCCACCCCGGTCGAAGCCGTGGACCCCGCCGAGACCGCCCGGGTCTTCACCGTTCCCGTGGCCGATCTCACGGATCCGGCCAATCGCGCGACGGCCGTCCACCCCAGCGGTCATCAGGGCCCGGCCTTCCTGGTCGAGTCCGCGCTCGTCTGGGGCTTCACCGCCGGAGTGATCGACCGGATTCTGCACTTCGCGGGCTGGGAGCGGCGGTGGGACCGCTCCCGTCACGTGCCGCTCGACTGGCGCGCATGACAGGCTGACCCACGCACGTGCTGTACCCATGGCGGCCCCCGGACGACTGTGCCCCAGCCGGCGGGGGACCGGAGACCCATCTGCGAGCAAGCGAGGCTATCGACGGTGAATGTGCTGGACATCCTGCTGCTGCTCGCCGCCGTCTGGTTCGCCATCGTCGGCTACCGCCAGGGTTTCGTCGTCGGCATCCTCTCGGTGCTCGGTTTCCTCGGCGGCGGTCTCGTCGCCGTCTATCTCCTTCCGGTGGTCTGGGCCAAGCTCACCGCGGACGCCGAGGTCTCCACCACGGCGGCGGTCGTCGCGGTCGTCATAGTGATCGTCTGTGCCTCCGTGGGGCAGGCGTTCACCACCCACCTCGGCAACAAACTCCGCCGCTACATCACCTGGCAGCCCGCCCGCGCCCTCGACGCGAGCGGCGGGGCGCTGGTCAATGTCGTGGCCATGCTGCTGGTCGCCTGGCTGATCGGCTCCGCGCTGGCCGGCACCTCGCTGCCGACGCTCGGCAAGGAGGTCCGCAGCTCCAAGGTGCTGCACGGGGTTTCCCAGGTGATGCCCTCCCAGGCGTCCAACTGGTTCACGGACTTCTCGTCCGTCCTCGCCAGGAACGGCTTCCCGCAGGTCTTCAGCCCGTTCGCCAACGAACCCATCACGGATGTCAGCCCGCCCGACCCGGCGCTCGCCGGCAGCGCCGTCGCGGCCCGCGCCAAGAGTTCCATCGTCAAGGTCGTCGGTACGGCGCCGAGCTGCGGCAAGGTGCTCGAAGGCTCCGGATTCGTCTTCGCCGACCGCCGGGTGATGACCAACGCGCACGTGGTCGGCGGAGTGGAGGAGCCCACGGTCCAGATAGGCGGTGAGGGCCGGCTGTACGACGCCAAGGTCGTCCTCTACGACTGGGAGCGCGACATCGCCGTACTGGACGTGCCCAACCTTCCGGCGAAGCCCCTCCAGTTCTCCGGCCAGGACGCCAAGAGCGAGGGCGACGCGATCGTCGCCGGCTTCCCGGAGAACGGCGCGTACGACGTGCGCTCCGCGCGGGTCCGCGGCCGTATCGACGCCAATGGCCCCGACATCTACCGCCGCGGTGAGGTCCGCCGTGGCGTCTACTCGCTCTACGCGACCGTGCGCCAGGGCAACTCCGGCGGCCCGCTCCTCACCCCGGAGGGCAAGGTGTACGGAGTGATCTTCGCCCGGTCGCTCGACGACCCGCAGACGGGCTACGCGCTGACGGTCGATGAGATCCGCGACGACATCACCGCGGGCCGCACCGCGAACCAGCAGGTCGACACCCAGGGGTGTGCGCTGTAACCGGCCGTGCAGGGGGCCCCGGCCGGGGCCCCGGCCGCGAAGGGAGTGGCTCAGCCGCGTTGATGGCGCAGCCGGGCCGTG
It encodes the following:
- a CDS encoding ArsA family ATPase → MSRFQVVSGKGGTGKTTVAAALALALATEGKRTLLVEVEGRQGIAQLFETEALPYEERKIAVASGGGEVYALAIDAERALLDYLQMFYKLGSAGRALKKIGAIDFATTIAPGVRDVLLTGKACEAVRRRDKQGRFTYDYVVMDAPPTGRITRFLNVNDEVAGLAKIGPIHNQAQAVMRVLKSPGTAVHLVTLLEEMPVQETADGIAELKAAELPVGKVIVNMVRPHLLDEAAVRAAAGDRRKEVARALATAGVPAPTKLVGPLLEQAAEHAQRVELEREQRAVLAKLGLPTYELPLVGEGMDLAGLYRLAGELRRLGEVFS
- a CDS encoding DUF4177 domain-containing protein, with protein sequence MTKWEYATVPLLVHATKQILDTWGEDGWELVQVVPGPNNPEQLVAYLKREKAA
- a CDS encoding RidA family protein, coding for MSGTVEATLAELGLRLPEVVPPLAAYQPAVRSGAYVYTSGQLPMVEGKLQVTGKVGAEVTPEEAKELAGICALNALAAVKSVVGDLDRIARVVKVTGFVASAVDFTGQPTVINGASELLGQVLGDKGVHARSAVGVAVLPLDAPVEVEIQVELTES
- a CDS encoding NUDIX hydrolase gives rise to the protein MPNGQWYPPEWPERIRALAAGELTVVAARRAATVMLLRDGPDGPAVHMLRRRTSMAFAAGAYAYPGGGVDPRDDDRPVGWAGPGRDVWARRLGVDTASAQAIVCAAVRETYEEAGVLLAGETPETVVGDTTGDDWEDDRVALVDRELSFADFLDRRGLVLRSDLLGAWARWITPEFEPRRYDTWFFAAALPAGQRTRNASTEADRTVWIRPDEATGGYDRGELLMMPPTISTLRQLQPYGTAAEVLAGAEGRDLTPVLARARLEDGRLVLSWPGHDEFTKSLYLPHTPEPPPGHEPQHAGDQPGHEPHHADAHHDSAPHATEQRPAEQQPLAEQRPTKQRCPGEHNPTGDPR
- a CDS encoding MBL fold metallo-hydrolase, with translation MTDAAALPGQPRGGVLSGAATARAVNVLAPNPSAMTLDGTNTWIVSEPDSELAVVIDPGPLDDNHLKAVISTAESAGKRVALTLLTHGHPDHAEGAARFAALTNTHVRALDPALRLGDEGLAPGDVITTGGLELRVVPAPGHTSDSLCFHLPADRAVLTGDTVLGRGTTLVAHPDGRLGDYLDSLRRLRSLTVDDGVRTVLPGHGPVLDDAQGAVEFYLAHRANRLAQIETAVENGHRTAPEVVAHVYAEVDRSLWPAAELSVRAQLDYLREHGLI
- a CDS encoding Crp/Fnr family transcriptional regulator; the protein is MDDVLRRAPLFAALDDEQAAELRASMSEATLARGDALFHEGDPGDRLYVVTEGKVKLHRTSPDGRENMLAVLGPGELIGELSLFDPGPRTATATALTEVKLLGLGHGDLQPWLNARPEVATALLRAVARRLRKTNDQMSDLVFSDVPGRVARALLDLSRRFGVQSEEGIHVVHDLTQEELAQLVGASRETVNKALADFAQRGWLRLEARAVILLDVERLAKRSR
- the nth gene encoding endonuclease III, with translation MVRRARRINRELAEIYPYAHPELDFRSPFELLVATVLSAQTTDLRVNQTTPGLFAKYPTPEDMAAAVPEELEEVIRPTGFFRAKTKSLIGLSTALRDRFDGEVPGRLADLVTLPGVGRKTANVVLGNAFGVPGLTVDTHFGRLVRRWKWTEQEDPEKVEAEIAEIFPKSEWTMLSHRVIFHGRRVCHSRKPACGACPIAHLCPSYGEGETDPEKARKLLKYEMGGYPGQRLNPPAGYPGRPAPARVE
- a CDS encoding NUDIX hydrolase, with product MTHAKESFGGPTTGIAVTTDGLPDWLAPVEGAARTVAPEQLSRFLPPESGGGRQSAVLILFGEGARGPELLLMERSSSLRSHPGQPAFPGGALDPEDGDPATTGPLRAALREAQEETGLDPSGVQIFSVLPRLYIPVSGFVVTPVLGWWRRPTPVEAVDPAETARVFTVPVADLTDPANRATAVHPSGHQGPAFLVESALVWGFTAGVIDRILHFAGWERRWDRSRHVPLDWRA
- a CDS encoding MarP family serine protease, whose protein sequence is MNVLDILLLLAAVWFAIVGYRQGFVVGILSVLGFLGGGLVAVYLLPVVWAKLTADAEVSTTAAVVAVVIVIVCASVGQAFTTHLGNKLRRYITWQPARALDASGGALVNVVAMLLVAWLIGSALAGTSLPTLGKEVRSSKVLHGVSQVMPSQASNWFTDFSSVLARNGFPQVFSPFANEPITDVSPPDPALAGSAVAARAKSSIVKVVGTAPSCGKVLEGSGFVFADRRVMTNAHVVGGVEEPTVQIGGEGRLYDAKVVLYDWERDIAVLDVPNLPAKPLQFSGQDAKSEGDAIVAGFPENGAYDVRSARVRGRIDANGPDIYRRGEVRRGVYSLYATVRQGNSGGPLLTPEGKVYGVIFARSLDDPQTGYALTVDEIRDDITAGRTANQQVDTQGCAL